Proteins encoded by one window of Thunnus thynnus chromosome 3, fThuThy2.1, whole genome shotgun sequence:
- the LOC137179837 gene encoding polyunsaturated fatty acid lipoxygenase ALOX15B-like: MVRYEVTVFTADMATATTFNNVFLKLVGTGGESERTLLVDDKGCASFFKGAVSSFSVCCPNSIGKLVLIEVDKQHLPPFLEDSWFASKVEVKSPEGDNYKFPIYRWIIDSKVHRFREATALRVFEENHHLGRNSRQQELKQREEDYRWDAYVGGVPHTMKAPHPHSLPDEVRFSFTKKAEFSYTASEGMRELKLKGLDDCKENWTDIYAINRVFCCRKTDLSEYVQQHWKDDAFFGYQFLNGVNPILIQRCTALPNNFPVDHIRINNHLRGPHALQDEMKKGNIFLCDYKRLDGVKPNTINGKKQYLMAPLVLLYSTPEDSLVPIAIQLKQTPADDNPIFYPSDSEYDWLTAKIFVRSADFNYHQLNTHLLRTHLLAEVFAVSLLRNVPMVHPLYKLLIPHTRYTLQINLLARLLLISENGFFTNFTSSGGEGVITILKRSLSSMTYSSLCIPDDIAERGMEAVPNFYYRDDGLKLWDIIHRFVQGILSYYYKKDCEVQQDSELQTWIRDIFEHGFLSQAGTGIPQRFSTVDELVRFVTMVIFTCSGQHSAVNCGQFDYGGWMPNAPTTMQCPPPTTKGTTSEATMLQTLPNVDATVQGMAIMWLLSKRSSDFVHLGHFPEEHFREEIPRRLIKDFQKELGFLSTDIKTRNENLVVPYTYMDPKEVENSVAI; this comes from the exons ATGGTGCGATATGAAGTGACCGTCTTCACTGCCGACATGGCCACTGCCACCACTTTTAACAACGTCTTTCTGAAGCTGGTGGGCACAGGTGGGGAGAGCGAGCGCACATTGCTGGTGGACGATAAAGGTTGTGCATCCTTCTTCAAAGGAGCA GtatcttctttttctgtgtgctgCCCTAACTCCATTGGAAAGCTAGTGCTGATAGAAGTAGACAAGCAGCATCTCCCACCATTCCTAGAAGATAGTTGGTTCGCCTCCAAGGTGGAGGTGAAATCCCCGGAGGGAGACAACTACAAGTTTCCCATCTACCGCTGGATCATTGACAGCAAGGTTCACCGGTTCAGAGAGGCAACAG ctcTGAGAGTCTTTGAAGAAAACCATCATCTTGGCAGGAACAGTCGGCAGCAGGAGCTGAAGCAGCGAGAGGAAGACTATCG CTGGGATGCATATGTAGGGGGAGTACCCCACACAATGAAGGCACCACACCCTCATTCTCTGCCTGATGAGGTCCGCTTCTCCTTCACCAAGAAAGCAGAGTTTTCTTACACTGCATCCGAAGG gATGCGTGAGCTGAAACTGAAGGGACTGGATGATTGCAAGGAGAACTGGACTGACATTTATGCTATTAACCGAGTGTTCTGCTGCAGAAAGACTGACTTATCAG AGTATGTCCAGCAACATTGGAAGGATGATGCTTTTTTTGGCTACCAGTTTCTAAATGGCGTCAACCCCATCTTGATCCAACGTTGTACAGCTCTGCCTAACAACTTCCCTGTCGATCATATCCGCATCAATAATCACCTCCGTGGTCCACATGCCTTGCAAGATGAAAtgaag aaagGCAACATATTCCTGTGTGACTACAAGCGTTTGGACGGAGTGAAACCAAACACCATCAATGGCAAGAAGCAGTACTTGATGGCTCCCCTCGTCCTGCTCTACAGTACACCTGAAGATAGTCTGGTGCCGATAGCTATTCAG cTGAAACAGACTCCAGCAGATGACAATCCTATCTTTTATCCTTCTGACTCTGAGTATGACTGGTTGACGGCAAAGATTTTTGTGAGAAGCGCAGATTTCAATTATCATCAACTCAACACTCACCTGCTGCGCACTCACCTGCTGGCTGAAGTTTTTGCAGTGTCACTGCTGCGCAACGTGCCCATGGTGCATCCTCTGTACAAG CTCCTCATCCCTCACACTCGTTACACTCTGCAGATCAACCTCTTGGCTCGACTTCTCCTTATATCTGAGAACGGATTTTTCACAAAC TTTACATCTTCTGGTGGAGAGGGAGTGATCACAATCCTGAAGAGGTCACTGTCCTCAATGACCTACAGCTCCCTCTGTATACCAGACGACATTGCTGAGCGTGGGATGGAGGCTGTGCCCAACTTCTACTACAGGGATGATGGACTCAAGCTGTGGGATATCATCCACAG GTTTGTGCAGGGAATTCTCAGCTACTACTACAAGAAAGATTGTGAGGTCCAGCAAGACTCTGAACTGCAGACGTGGATTCGGGACATTTTTGAACATGGATTCCTTTCCCAAGCAGGCACAG GAATCCCTCAACGTTTCTCCACTGTGGATGAGTTGGTCAGGTTTGTCACCATGGTGATTTTCACCTGCTCAGGCCAGCACTCAGCTGTCAACTGTGGACAG TTTGACTACGGTGGCTGGATGCCCAACGCTCCCACCACCATGCAATGTCCTCCACCAACCACAAAAGGGACAACAAGTGAGGCCACGATGCTGCAGACATTACCCAACGTCGATGCAACAGTTCAGGGAATGGCAATAATGTGGCTGCTCAGCAAGCGGTCCTCTGACTTT GTCCATCTTGGTCACTTCCCAGAGGAACATTTCAGAGAGGAGATTCCCCGCAGGCTGATAAAGGATTTTCAAAAAGAGCTTGGATTTCTAAGTACAGACATCAAAACCAGAAACGAAAATCTTGTAGTCCCATACACATACATGGATCCAAAGGAGGTAGAGAATAGTGTGGCCATTTAA